A genomic window from Pungitius pungitius chromosome 12, fPunPun2.1, whole genome shotgun sequence includes:
- the LOC119220322 gene encoding putative DMBT1-like protein, giving the protein MEFIQQRNLHYLTIVYVILTTISAAAAQIRLVGTGSTRCSGRVEIYYNSAWGTVCDDSWGLEDAAVVCRQLDCGTALSAPQSAHFGRGTGSIWLDDVSCSGTERYLTECNHGGFGKHNCGH; this is encoded by the exons ATGGAGTTCATACAGCAGAGAAACCTTCACTATTTGACCATTG TGTATGTCATCTTGACCACAATCTCAGCTGCGGCAG CTCAGATCAGATTAGTGGGGACTGGGTCTACTCGTTGCTCTGGAAGAGTAGAAATCTATTACAACAGTGCTTGGGGCACAGTGTGTGATGACAGCTGGGGCTTGGAGGATGCTGCTGTAGTGTGCAGACAGTTGGACTGTGGTACGGCACTGAGTGCTCCTCAGTCAGCCCACTTTGGTAGAGGAACTGGTTCAATCTGGCTGGATGATGTGAGCTGTTCAGGAACTGAAAGGTATCTAACGGAGTGTAATCACGGAGGATTTGGGAAACACAACTGTGGACAC
- the LOC119220285 gene encoding uncharacterized protein LOC119220285, protein MEFIQQRNLHYSAIEVNFGDEGLYQCQYQTNVSGRDFSSPISDSVRLSVTVPLQQPNISLTSPNKGLVWGPEGAEVTRGYSFVFTCSISSYYPGGVFFLVSSGSGLNNTKPAVNHSASFDFPLAEYEHLGNYVCVYEVTLSARRFTSNKTPSITVTIKMSLLPLVSSVAVVGPLLLLLVLVGVCLVCKRKRRAEQPNDLVQTQLSVRVHNDYENNTNGDDEDEYENVDPVHTEKLREEAGRVEEEEYDVYGESEINEDEGHHSDQQETSDDEADYENVTQILVEETVDIYGDDEDIYQNF, encoded by the exons ATGGAGTTCATACAGCAGAGAAACCTTCACTATTCGGCCATTG AAGTGAACTTTGGAGATGAGGGATTGTACCAGTGTCAGTATCAGACAAACGTTTCAGGTCGAGACTTCAGCTCCCCCATAAGTGACTCTGTCAGACTCTCTGTTACTG TGCCGCTGCAGCAGCCCAACATCTCCCTGACGTCTCCTAACAAAGGGCTGGTTTGGGGCCCTGAAGGTGCAGAGGTCACCAGGGGTTACAGCTTTGTCTTCACCTGCTCCATTTCCTCTTATTATCCCGGAGGTGTTTTCTTTCTCGTGTCGTCGGGCTCCGGCCTCAACAACACCAAACCAGCAGTCAACCACTCAGCCTCCTTTGACTTCCCGTTGGCCGAGTATGAGCACCTGGGGAACTACGTCTGTGTGTACGAAGTCACACTGTCTGCACGGAGATTCACTTCCAACAAGACACCATCGATTACTGTCACCATCAAAA TGTCTTTGTTGCCGCTGGTTTCCTCAGTCGCTGTCGTGGGTccactgctgctcctgctggtcTTGGTGGGGGTCTGTCTGGTCTGCAAGAGAAAGAGACGAGCCGAGCAGCCTAATGACCTGGTCCAAACTCAAT TGTCTGTCCGAGTCCACAACGATtatgaaaataacacaaatgggGACGATGAGGATGAGTATGAGAACGTTGATCCAGTGCACACTGAGAAACTCAGAGAGGAAGCAGGGAGGGTGGAAGAAGAGGAGTATGATGTGTATGGGGAGTCAGAGATTAATGAAGATGAAGGTCATCATTCTGACCAACAAGAAACCAGTGATGATGAAGCTGATTATGAAAATGTCACCCAGATATTGGTTGAAGAAACTGTGGATATTTATGGAGACGATGAGGATATTTATCAAAACTTTTGA